The genomic interval GATGGGCACAGCCTTGCACTGGGCGCAGGATTCACCAGGGATAATCATCATGGCACTGACGGCTGCTCACTTCGTGCATTGGGTGGGCTCATTTCCCCCTCTTCACCTTCCACAGGGTATGATTTTGGCTTGTGGATCATTCCTAATGAGCAGTCTGGAAACAAAAGCATCTCGCTGTACAGTATGTTTGTGATTTTGTGCAGCCTTACAGTTGCAATTTCATAATGAAATGATTTTTCCTGGCTGCAGCCCAAGGATGTGCTATTTTTCTCAAACAGATGTTGCAGTTCCTGACGGATGGtagttttaataaataaataagtcttagaatgacagaaaaataagcagttttatatatatatgtgtatgtgtgcatcTGTGCCATACGTGTGTAGCAGTTCCAGCTCGTGTAGGTAGGTGTGTGTGGCAAGAGAATTACTGCTCCTTCCCACACCAGAGCACACCTGTTACTGGCTGGATGTCCATGGGCaaggacagtgtcagtgtcaagGCCACTgcttggctggagctggggatgcCTGCAGGTCATCAGACTGAAGATCTGGGCAGTGCCAAGGCAGTCACtgctcacagggaaggatttgctCACAGCCTGGGTgccagcagggtgggcagcagccaaTTTCCGCAAGTCAAAGCCACAGTACTCACTCCTCGGCTGCTCCACCTCGGGCTTTCATCTCCCAGGGGaattcacagggaaaatgtcaCCGGGCTCCCCACCTCCCACTGGCACTCAACCACCTGAAGGTGAGGTGTGGAGAAGGACTTCTGGTGCCACGCTTTGACTTCCTGGAGGATGGTCATGACGGGAGCATGTCCCGACAGACCGAGGAGCATGGCTGGCAGCTCGTGCCTGTGTATGCCGGGTCAGGAGCGATGCCCACCCCGGCAGCAGCCAGCCCGGCTGCATCCTGCACGGCAAtcttggagcagctcccagtgggACGCTGctgaaaaagataaaaggaaagattctaaaaataaaatcaaaccaGCCCAGTGCCCGATTCctttgaaaacagaagcagcattGGGGACAAGACCTTCTGAAACACCCGGAgctgaggcagaggcagcagggccACGGGAGAACCTAATGATGCAATTAATCCTTGCATTTATGTAATGGGAAAGGCACAGGCAGAACAGATTGCaggtggctgagcactgggaaGGATGGCAGCTCCTCAGAGCAGGACACATGGATTTTAAGAAAGGCTGGATAATTTTAGACTCCATCACATACATAAGTTGCCATATGTACCGGCACAGAGGAAAGTTCTTTTGCATCATGTATTAATTCTGCACCAGAGCCCAGGGGGATTTCAGGAAGACAGGACATATTTGTCCCAACAGTGGTGACCAACAGAGGGAAGGGACTCGACAAGCGACCAGGATGGTTCCCTGAGAAACCAGATAGCAACACCCACTGCAATAAAAGCTACTGGGTCTTTATTCTTACTTTGCAAATATATTCAATCCTTTCCTCTAGGCCCTTAAAGAAAGTAGAGCCATATGGAGCAAGATCAAATAGAAATATACAATCTGCAAGGGATGGGATTAATTGATGGGGTACCCTGGGAGACAGGAATGTCCTTTAAGGGACACACAGCACCTGGGGGTGTCAAGGCAAAGCAGTATTTTAGATGTGGCCCTTGGAGCCCAACTGGATGGAGGAAGGGGACTTGGAAGATAAAATTAACAGCTCACAGAGCAAaatcatcctcctcctccatcagTGTGGGAAACTGCCTGGCACAGGCGTAACTCCCAGTGAGAGACTGTGCCCCCAGAGAGAgaccctgggagcagggattaCAGTGCCAGGGTTTTGTTTGCTCATCTCCATGGCCAAAGCTCCAGTCCCAGTGGGCCACAGAACCCTGTGGCCATGTAATTACACGTTATTAACTGTGAAAGCAGAGagctgcagggagcacagaaacaggcacaggagcacagggagggactCCTGACACCAACCACAGCACCTGCGAATGCCTCAGCTCTGCGAGGGGCTGTTGAGGGCTCCCCCCACCAAAGCTTTTACCAGGCGATTTGACGCAGTGACCATTTAACTGGAGGGTAATTACAGGAGAAGTATTTAATGGAACTGAAAGTGTGTCCAAGCCCCTGTGCTTCTGCTAGTGCAGCAGAATTCTGTGTGCCGCCTGCCAGGAGGGAAAGCTCTTCAAAGGAGCTCTCTGAACCcttggaaatgctgaaatatcGCTGGGTTTTTCCATTCTCGTGACGTCCGAGTACGCTCCACTCTCAGCGGGGCTTCTCATCCCTCCGGTGGGGGGAGAGGGGCCACAGCATCCTGGCAGGCAGCACAACGCAGCTCCCAATTCCCTGCATCCTGGGCAAACCCCCAACCTCCTCAGAGCAAACCAATGCCAGGCCCTTTTTTTTATCTGTTATTTTAAAGACCATATATTTGCTGCTGAGATGAAAGCGCTGAGGTTTGGCCTTTCTCGCCACCTTTTGAAACAGCTCCCGGACAGCTCTGCATCAACGGAATTAATTCCATGAGAAAATCCATTCCAGACTAATGTCTTGCTACTGCAGGAGCACGCAATGGCAGCGAACAGGAGATATAAGctcttaattaaaaacaaagagaacCTCTATCCCCCAAGGCCTTTATTTCAACAGCTCTGGTTAGGGAgcctgtatttttcattttcccaatAAAAACAGCTATGAGCCACAACTCTTTGAAGACCCTCGTCAAGGCCTCAAAGctgcataaaattaaaaatggagaaaacagCTCCATTTCAGTTGACAGGGAGAAATCTGGAGTTACCATTTATATGCCAGATACTGGCTGCACCCGGACAGGGCTGCACCAGAGCTCCCCAGCCCTTTCCTGTAGATGTGCCATGTGGATCTCTCTCTCCGAAGCGGAAATCAGTATCCCATCCTCTTCCCTGTCATGGGTCTCCTTTCTCTATTCTCACATGTGCTGGGCACTAGCAGGCTGATGCCTCTTCCTGAGCGTCATGGAGAGTCTGGGGCAAACTGGCGGGACCTGAGGCTTTACAGCTTCCTCAGCCATCAGAAATCACATCTGAACCCTAAGAGCCTCATGCCCTGATAAAGCTGCTTTTGGACAGAACAATTCAATCAGGACTGTggtggggctgcccaggggggaTCAGCCAGATTCAGCCATAACATGAACTTACTGCAGGTTAATAGCttgtaaggaaaataatttacaaaagCCATACGGCTTAGAGTCAGAGGAAGAGACATGGCAGGGGCCTTCTTGGAAAGCCTTGTTCCAGTGCACAGACAGCTCCTCCACTGCCTGACCCACAGTGCCACAAGCTGCCTTGGGTCCGCTCTTCCCAATACCTTCTTGCCTGCCCCTTGGTTTTCCACCTGGTAAATCAGGGTGATCATTCTGAAATGTAGCCCAGGAAGTTCTAGTCATCTTGAggtgaaaatgaagtttttcagcaaaaaaaaagacaaaggtTCCTGGTAACCTCACAGTATTTTGGGCTAGCtgatgaaaggagaaaaacataaaaacatcctgctgctgctgctgcttctgtgaaaTGTTCTTGCCAAAAAGGAAGATCCTAGAGGCTTATGCTAAAGACACTAGGACTTATCTTCTCAGGTGTTACAGCAAATATCACCAAGAAATAAATactcagagagcagcaaaggaGAGTTTCTGGCTTGTTGAGATGCACGTAGGAGGACATGCACAGGCACACTCACCATCTGTGCATCCCAGAGAGAGAGTCCCGACTCCCTTTCAGGGAGAACTCAGCTGATGGCCACGCTTCTTCCTTGCTTCCACCATCATCCTCCACCCTGCAGGAGAACTGCAGCTGATGCACAACCTTTGGGACCCTCACAGGACAGGCAACCAGTTGTGCTGGCCCAGGAGACGCCGTTTAGCCCCCTCACCTCCTCTCTGACCCCCAGCTGCAGTGTCTCCCCATGCCTTGGCACAGCGGATCAAAGAGGCAGCTCGATCCCAAACGCCCAAGGTCttcttttaaacacattttatcTTTAATTAATTCCTTTGAAGCCTTTTGCATCCACTATCTCCTCACATCCAGCAGCCCCCTACTGCACTCTCTTTCTGGAGGCAGGGTCATCCTCAGCGGGAAGCCATCCATCGTCTCTTTACTATTTATTCCTGACATGCTCCCAGATGGTGacagggagggggcagcaggTGGGCTGGGGCCACCACGAGCTGAGATCTGGCTGCTAGTACAGTGTGTAGTCACATTCACACTCATGCAGTCCCTGCCTCCAGCTGGGAGCACCTCAGCCCTGCGAAGGGAGTATCCCTGAGCACCGGCTCCATCAGGAGCTCACTGCTTGCAGGGCGTGGTGCCAAACGTGCTGCGACCAACCATCAAACACCACTAAGAGCAGAAGACGGCACACGGAGTTTTCTGCCTTATAAAGCACTTAAAGGTTTAATTAAAGACAGCTTTATCCTAATGCTTCTGAAAAGAGCCTCGGACAAGCCAGTGAGTGCAATTCCTGCCTCACTCTGACAGTTTCGATTcattctgctcttctctggttgaggctgtgggagcaggggaTGCTCTGCCTTGGTGGAGGAGCCCAGCCCACGCAGAGTGCCTGGTGAAGGCTCCTCACAGCCCTTCCTGCTTGCAGCATGCTGGAATTTTAAttattcctctctttccctgctccagagtAAAATGATTATGACAGCCCTGAAAAAGGAAGCACATTTTTGAAAAGCACAAGCATAAACTACGCCTGGGTGAACATCTTGTGTGCCCAGCTGATGCCAGCAGCGCTGTGCCGTGCTGCAGGGGTGGCATCGGGACAGGCACACCTGAGCTGCAGGTCACCCAAACTCCCGCAGCAGCACTCACTGAGCCAGGGCATGTACTAGTCTATCCTCTCATCCCAGACATCACCAGTCATCAGTTCTGTGCCATCCCTCCTGCCTATGAGCTAAGTAATTCCTATTCCAGgtgaatttttttaagcttGTGTTTGCTGCCAGCGAGTCATGGAGACATGTTTCTAGTTTTTTTTCTATCCCTTCTCAGCAAGGAGAAAGGGGGCAAGAGGAAGAtgtcacagagcagagctgtgcccattGCTCATCTCAGTGAGGGCTGCTGCTTTCACTGACATGTCCTCACCCTGAGAGCACCCCAACGATCCCACAGTCCCCCAGCACCACTGGGTGCCCAGAGGTGAGTCCCACTCCAGCAACACACAGAGGGACACAAGGACATGGCATAGGAGGGACACAGGGGCAGTAGCACCTTCATTAGCACGACAGCAGTGCCTTCTCCGCAGGATCAAAGGTGCCgctctgtgcctgggaatgcGGATTGCATGGTTGCAGgagcccaggggcagctctgcttggATCCGGGGTGATCCTGGCTCCTGTGGGTGCTACACTCAGGTGAGTCCACCCCGACTCCCTAGGCAGctgccagggacagctgagGGACCACAGGCAGCAAGAGCAGAATCACGCCCTCCTCGGGCTCCCGTCACGGCGCCTCACTGGACAGGGACTGGTAATGCTCGCTCAGGCAAATAAACCGTACAGGCGAGCTACCTCATCCTCATTTGTAGCCATATGTTTTTCCCAGCAGAGAACAAACACTTCCAGCCGCTACAGCTTATATAACAGAGCAGaacagggctggggagctgcaCAGCCTTGCACAGGCACTGTGCCAGCAAAACACCAAGAGCATGGACCCTGCTTTGAGACGGCATCAGTTGCTCACTTCCAAGACACTGTCCCAAGGCACAAGAGGGGCATGATGTTTCTGCTAGGAAAAAGATGGGAGCACTCCTGGGCTCTCAGCCCCAGCATTGGCACAAAAAGAGGATCCAGAGCTCAGGAGCTTTTCAGTGACTGGCTGGGATCAAACAAGGCCTTTAGGCCTGTGAAGCAGTTTATCACATTCAACACTTGAAGAGAAGTTAATTAGCAAAAACTCTGATCCTGGAAAAAGACCCTAATGAGAGCTAAAACCAGCAGATTAAAGCAGCCAGGCCCCCAGGAGCTGTCAGGACTGCAGATCCCATTGTTCTGTGGCCAGGAAGGACAGTGGTGGTGGCGGCATCGGCTTGTGGCACCAATgggcagcaccaccagctcatCCTTGCCTAAACAAGGCAGCCCACTCCATTAAGTCTCAGACTCCCAGCACATGCCAGGAGACATCCTTCCACAGCTGGGGCAGGCTCCCATGGCTGGCCAAGGGAAAGGAGCCCACTGGACCCCACACTCCTGGATCAGAAGATGCCACTGAGGCCGAACATGCTGCCCACGGCAGGTCTGGAGAGACCAGACTGACATTCTCTCCATGCAGTGAGCAACTCACACTGCAGCCCTTATCAATACTCCCTTGCTAATCTACCCAGCCAATTCCAGTGCTTGTAAAAGGTATGTAGGTTGGGAGTTATTTTGTCTCTATAAATAACTCCTTTAAGTCAGGAACAACATCCTGGTAGCATCGTCTCTTTCTGCCaagcagggcaggctggataAATTAATTGGGATTAAGATTAGGcaataaaattccttttcatttcGACTAGAAAATCACAGTGGGCTCAAAGCAGTCGATGCACAGTGAGTAAATTCTGTAAACTATCCACCAGTATCCCATGGTTTAATATCAGCAATAACAAATATAATTTGCAATAAATGTGAAGTAGCTTTCCCATCCATGTCCACGCAGCAGCCAGCGCTGGGGGAAGGCATCGCTGTGCCGAGTGCCACACTCAGTGCGATTACGGGAGATGGGCTGTGGCTGGAGACTTTAATGGGAAAACACAGCAAGTGGCTGGAAAACACCTCAGATAAAAGCGATAATCAGCACTGCTGTTCACCTCCAAGCACTTGTTGAATGTCAAACTAACTTCTgtcccaggcagtgctgccacTGTGATACTGATCTCATACTGACCCTCCAGCCTAggagcccccagccctcccaatGTCTCTGACACCACCCTGGCCCCTGCTAGACCCTACCTGTGCTGTCTCCCAGCCCGCGGGGTGGGCGAGCGTCTTTGCCTCCACTGCTGTGGCCGGCGGCTGGCTCGGCGGTGCTGGTGCGGCCAGGGCTGCTGCGGGGCACGTCTCCACCTGGCATGGGTGCTgaggtgctggggggcacaCGGGGCGGtgtggcagcagtggcagcagcagcggTGGTGGCGGTAGTTGTGGCAGcggtggtggtggtggcggcAGCGGTGGCAAAGGCGCCGGGCAGcgtgctgctctccagggagTCCTCCTCACCCGTGGGGCCCCAGACAATGACCTCAGGCAGCACCGTGGGCCGCCCGTCCCGTGCGGCAAAGTTGCGGCCGCGCAGGTGCCGCCGGCCCCTCCGGGAGCGTGGCCGGTGCAGAGGGTGGCCAGCAGGCAGCGGGGCCGCAAGGGGTTGCCGGCGGGAGCGAGGTCTCTGCAAGGGGGGCGCAGGGGCGCAGGTCCAGGGGGGCCCGGGGCGCCGCAGCTCCTCCCCACTCCCCGCGTCCCACAGTGAGCCACGGGACAGTCTGTGCCGGAGCGCCGGCCGTGGCGAGAGCCTCCCCCCGGCACTGGTGGCTGGGGGCTGGCAGCTGGCAAGGTCCATGGCTAGGTGGAACATGGCTATTAAAATCCAAGCATGGCTTCCGAGCGGGCAACCTGACCTGTGGACAGAGAGGGATTGCGTtaaaagggaaggggagcaaTCCTGCActtcctcccagcacagcacacccTGGCTCTCCAACCCCAGCCACTTGAAACAGTCCCCAGTCTGCACAGGTGACATCACCCTCCCTGCCATTCCAGCCAGAGGTCCCCAAAATGATATTGTGGGGCACCCTGCGCCTCTTCCCAATGCAAAACCCACCACCATGAACATGGCAGACTGAGGATCCTCATCCACAACCATGACTTTTCAGTTGATCTGGGAACGGTGAGAATCGCATAAGAATTGGTTTTACCAGGAAACAGTGAGGAAGTAGTTAGCACCTGCTTGGGCCAAACAGCCGTTTCGGGTGAATTATCCAAAGCACAGTGGAGTGAAGGGCTATTGGGGAGCCTGTCCCCGGCTTCCCAAGCCAGGCCCAAGGAGCCAGCCCACAGGCAGTACCATAAATCCCTCAAAATACTGGAGCAGACGAGTTCGTGGGCTCTTGTGTTTGCACATGTAACCCTTCTCCTGCTACAGTAGTTGCTCCCACTGCAGCAAGATCATCctcccacagagcacagcacaacCTCTCCTCTGACacatggcacccagtgccaaACACAACTTTGCaacacagggagggcaggacaagCAGCCCCTTTCACTGCCCTCTCTGtcacagagcagctgggaaCCCCCTGAGCTGCCAGTAGGATCAGCAGTTACCATTTTTGTTTGATACAACATGTCACCATCACGTCACATCACGTCACAGCCCTCTCCCTTCCCGAACAGCACCACACCGTGCTGTTAGTCCCCTCGTGTCTCCTCGAAGATGTTGCCCCATGTAAAGCAACAAAATACCCAATAGgaaaatttttattgtttttttcatcctggaaaaaaatcattaggcCAAAGcccaaaaaaatctttactCCATTTTACTCAGCGTTTACACGAGAAAGACTTTTGTTGAACTCAGCAGGAGTTAATGAGAGCTTTACATGGCTAAACGGGCTAATCCTCCGCAGCGGCGCCCGCACAGTCCTTGGGAGCACGACAGAATGTGCATCTGGTTGACAGAAGCATTTGTACACTCCCTCCGTGCGTGAGCAGGAGAAGCTAAAGGAGCTGACCTGGATACTCCTAAGCACAGGCTTTTTTTGCTCAGAGGatctctgcttttttcctaATTGGGTATTTTTTCAAAGCGTAACAGCATTTATTTTGGGGAGGGAGAAGGCAACGCAGGGAAAGAGCgcagaaggagaaagggaagagcCAGAAACAGACAACAGAAACCAAAATAGTTCAGGCTGGGGGAGGAAGGATTTCAAGGCTTCAAAAAATCCACAAACCACCCAAACCGTGgtggtggttggtttttttagaGGCCGTCAGAGCAGTGTCAGCATGAAGAGTGTTCCCCATGTGCTGTAGGCAATGCTGCCTCTCCACTGGTGAGGAGTCAGGAGCTCAGGCTCCAGCTGAAGCACCAAGCACAGACTCACCTTTGCAATGCTCATGTTCGCTCCAGCGGCATGTCAGGCTCAATTTCAGCCTCTGCCCAACTCCCCAGCATCACCTGAAACTTCTCCTTACAAGAAAGGAGCAGTGCTGGATACCTCCTGGCACATTATTCACCCTTAGGGGTCACTTCTAAAACCACCTGTGACCACCTCCAGATCTTGTCCCCCTCTCTGTGTTGCCCAAACTCAGCACTTTTATGAAGAGCTAATGAATGGGGTGAATGAAGATGTGCCCAGCCAAACCTTGTGCTTGCTGCATCCCAGCCACTGCCTGGAAGCTTCTGAAAGACAAAATGTGGGCCCTCAGTGCTTGGGATTGGCAGCCCACAGGAAAAACAGGTATTTGCCCTGTTTCCATCTTCTTCTGCCTCCTTGTGACATTCCAGACTGCAGTGATGGCAGCTCAAGCTTGCAGGGGTTTGCTTCTGTGGGACCATCCCGAGCATTGCTGCATCATTCATGGCATC from Pithys albifrons albifrons isolate INPA30051 chromosome 22, PitAlb_v1, whole genome shotgun sequence carries:
- the AJAP1 gene encoding adherens junction-associated protein 1, whose amino-acid sequence is MWMRRLPRSRSGCPLGSHAWILIAMFHLAMDLASCQPPATSAGGRLSPRPALRHRLSRGSLWDAGSGEELRRPGPPWTCAPAPPLQRPRSRRQPLAAPLPAGHPLHRPRSRRGRRHLRGRNFAARDGRPTVLPEVIVWGPTGEEDSLESSTLPGAFATAAATTTTAATTTATTAAAATAATPPRVPPSTSAPMPGGDVPRSSPGRTSTAEPAAGHSSGGKDARPPRGLGDSTGLAVHQIITITVSLIMVIAALITTLVLKNCCAQSGRPRRNSHQRKLDQQEESCQNLTDFAPARVPSALDIFTAYNETLQCSHECVRTPVSVYAEDTLHSPGDYKTTFNGNRPSSSDRHLIPVAFVSEKWFEISC